A DNA window from Drosophila virilis strain 15010-1051.87 chromosome 4, Dvir_AGI_RSII-ME, whole genome shotgun sequence contains the following coding sequences:
- the LOC26531032 gene encoding uncharacterized protein codes for MMLNPIEIICYYVAQPVIDFLAYLLNEVHYSAFFAGICVIGVLFGLLMGIVSVIWYKCCRPECYEQKPQMNPGGEGDLNNIKQKKE; via the coding sequence atgaTGTTAAATCCGATTGAAATTATTTGCTATTACGTTGCGCAGCCTGTTATAGATTTTTTGGCCTATTTGCTAAATGAGGTGCACTATTCAGCGTTTTTCGCTGGCATTTGTGTAATTGGCGTATTGTTTGGGCTTCTCATGGGCATCGTATCCGTTATATGGTATAAGTGCTGCCGTCCCGAGTGCTACGAGCAGAAACCACAAATGAACCCGGGTGGTGAGGGCGACTTAAATAATATCAAGCAGAAGAAAGAATAA
- the LOC6628284 gene encoding uncharacterized protein — translation MEFQEYLHKQMAIFNYHLHSDYGLLIKTATCIAFGAVCGWIMGLVTWLLYKIAKWQKVLPVNFYHYQDDLDLDLELDTDIGNCKEEKLKRRRQYVPLV, via the exons ATGGAGTTTCAGGAGTATTTGCACAAGCAAATGGCCATATTCAACTATCATTTACACTCCGATTATGGGCTGCTTATCAAAACAGCAACTTGCATTGCCTTTGGTGCGGTCTGTGGCTGGATTATGGGTCTTGTCACTTGGTTGCTATATAAGATAGCCAAATGGCAGAAAGTACTGCCTGTCAATTTTTATCACTATCAGGATgatttggatttggatttggaATTGGATACTGATATCGG AAATTGCAAAGAAGAAAAGCTCAAGAGAAGAAGACAATATGTTCCATTGGTCTAG